The genomic DNA tctagtacaaaatagacatctgtagacatgaagtggcaactaaagccattatcagtcatgaaaactttggcggctgcaggcACCATTTAGGTTtcggctgagccagctagccagccaacaacttcaccaGCCAGcggttattctcaaagcaaatggcttcggggtctatacataacacactatccattgcaaatagcctatttgaaaccgatcattccccctcccccatacactcgtctaggctacagacatcaccaaGGCATTGAGGactattaactgcctccccaccccctctctctgtcccctgtaggctgtaggctgggtaggcaactcgtggaagaatgcgcaatcatgtttcatcgcatatgcgcgtttcagaatgttcgaattcgccagcgtgcgtgtagttgtgtgaatggaaaagaatagaatagaatagaatatagcctactttattgatgccttacTCAAAAGTACTTCAGCCCTGAataggtcggggatcgaaccagcataCCTCGGATCAAGAGGCTGAAGCTCTTACCAGTTGGCTACGCCTACACTCCGATAATCCgtcaaaatgtgtgtctcagtcctgaatctcgaattcacatagaagttagcttaaattgtagaaacaataggcctatagctttttttcagcagacatcgcaaacatagcctacacattcgcaaaacggagaatatctttcactcgcgcatatgcctgctcagcattatagctctctctatctccctccctccgaggtagctagaccctaagatttttctccctaaatgaatgaaaattggtgttgggtcgacatttttcatccttcccctcccgtcgggtcaggctcctatcgcagaacgcatgcctccattttaaaataacatttctacgtagcataggctacaaaatgtaaaaacgaaatataaaaaattaaatactatgaaaaagttgaaagtcaagtttgcttaaggtttgttcaaaaactcttccagagtttttacctcaaacaacacaaatcaacacaaataaataaacagataactcaaacgtgctgtatgtcataatgaaacaacagactatcaacaacacggtctgacacgaatgacgcatggcttagtgcaaactgaacgatttgattcgtgcacgaagcgccatctagctatcattatgtgtaagtaacagcctcccattctaaggactcagcggtcttttgaccgcctcgccgcgctttaagtagttcacaccagcacagcgcttctagtaggtcgtcaaagcggtcaaatgaccggggcgcggcgcttctaggtataagtgggtcagaacggcccggcgcttctagtgttaaacttaaatctctatggaagccatagaaccatacagtaaaaagttttgaaatttaacacacatattcctctatggccaatgaccactttccccaatttacagactcttaacctcaaacctctagcgccaccaacaggtcaaaattcatcaatttctcaacaacattaatgcaaataactctaaaatgcttagacctatcaagctgaaacttgctcagtgtattaacgcaaaaggtatagccccacccacctaTTAACAAGACTtgccacaaacgctgtagcgccaacaatagaccaaggtcaaaactttcaaaaagtttcacaggtcagagatttcatccgattctcaccaaaatttgcacagaccatcttcagaccatgacttataattgcattgctttatggtacaattgacggaagtgctcgcctgtaacagccaatccaaattggcggcgaagccgccacacaggaagtgaacctatatctctgcaaggctttcacgtatcaagaccaaacttagaacatgggctcagaacccaattaagagaagcctcaacaactttggtgccctttgacaactgtgggggcgctatagtaacaggacgtaggctcatatctcagcaatgctttcacgtatcgaaaccaaacttggtatatggacttgggaccccaccctgaggacacacaatacatttggtgtactctgaccactaggggtgCTATAATTAACAAAACTTTCTcttatcaacaccaaacttggtacgtggacttgtgagcacatcctgaggacctacactaaatttggtgacgtttgaacactaggggcgctataataaacaacactttcacctatcaaaaccaaacttggtaagtggacttaggaacacatcccaaggacacacacacacaaaaaaaaaaaatagaaattaattttggctattttcttcacatccactctctctctgtctcaaacccagacacaagcagacacaccctcctctatggtggtcgtgggggggggttacatttgcacatgcccactctcccatgtcatgtcttttgacgactagggggcgctataatcacaggaagtcagctcatttttcaaataatgctttcatctctctctctctcaagcccagacacaagcacacacaccctcctctatggtggtcgtgggggggggggttccatttgcacacgcccactctcccatatcatgtcttttgaccactaggggggcgctataatcacaggaagtcagctcatttttcattaatgctttcatctctctctctctcaaacctagacacaagcacacacaccctcctctatggtggtcgtggggggggggttccatttgcacacgcccactctcccatgtcatgtcttttgaccactaagggggcgctataatcacaggaagtcagctcatttttcagtaacgctttcatctctctctctctctctcaagcccagataaaagcacacaaatactcctctatggtggtcacagggggaggggcggagggggggttgtctttccaaatttccaaagcttggcccccacattgctgctcgcagctttaattaaaaTTGCAACcacaagggggcaacataagaccgccctaataatatgaaggttcggctcatggaaaaacccgaagacaccgcgctggtgacaagcagagaaaagagacatgacgctcggcatgttagattgcagttgcagagttttcaaATGTTTCACAGCCTaactcacagctctctcactcgacgtagcctattcagtcagtccagcagagatgccagaccaacgttttggtcaatggagagggagagaaatgctccgcatagccgtctcatttaatcattaaaatgaaagtgatgactggcgaaattaatcaaacgacgtttcaataaaccattgttgaaatgaatgaaaatggttttagaaaatcgcctataggcctatcagaaggaaatagccttcaattcaacctgaaatactcgaaaggcaaccttagattaattcatgaattcattacggttacaagaccgcatttccgtgaataggctattattgtcaatgtcaaggcgaagacgaaagagatggacaagatggacattttggctacatttacatgctaggaatacttagaaatgtgtgtaggctattttaaaacggaggcatgttcattttaaccggcgacgctgggtagcctacatgtacccagcacttgttatcacagattttgtccccaccacttttgacaactgaaaataaaatgtatttaacagaaatttctttaatacatgcctatgcttgtcactttacttataaccgtaggctacatgcatggagaagatcgcgcattttgtaacattgtaacaatggatggtcagatatgcgatagggcagtgagggtgattcattgtaaccatcgactagcaggccttgctccgcaaaataagtttctagcaacttatgtATCGtctgcatgttcatgttgattcagagataggcatagactaccataggctgctgggcgtcaagctatatgacagcattttatcatgtggtgaattaataactaacgtcagtttaacatgtcagaacttttgataggcgtttcaagtgcatgccgcgaataaataaactcgactgactgaatcccgtATATTTGTTGGCAAGGCTAAGCATGGCAGTGATTAGAttcgagctgtggcgcaactggttgaAGCATATgaatcgtacgccagcgaccggggttcaaaacccaCTCcacgaacctctccggaacccatcaagacAAAAGGcatcgttttattaaaaaaatgaaagattttctgttttgcgattttttttctgtttgtgatgtctgctgaaaagaaaagttaatatgtgaattcgtggttcagcgcacactcacacacatttttacattgacttGTATGTGTTCTTGAACAAATGCGAACTTGTGAAATGGAACAGTACTTCGGCAGTGTTTGATGACGTTTTTTAACGGTTCTCGAGTTCATGAGAACACAAGTATAGAAAAGAACGCACATTGAGAAACGgccatagtgtcgggctcaagtgtctgtcgagagagaagaggggagggaggcagtcgtcctcagtgccgcatataggtaggctataatgtagtgaactggttagacgagtttgggggagggggaatgatcgcacaagacaattgctcttcatgaaatggacatccacaaggtatagggtcacggtaatgcagcatgcagcatgcatgaatctctctctctctctctttctctctctctctctctctctctctctatatatatatatatatatatatatatgtgtgtgtgtatatatatatatataacgcacaaaactttgttaagccagctccatacataacaatagctgccgcacgctctccccggcctccatttaaactaagggcaaacccattcattcgtgcccaaaaaattattgtcagtaaggataggtcatattaccaaatggcgaacctcgaaaatgatttaggatatagagccgtgtccattatgcactacagttattttttaggctattgttttatttgagtgtttttgtctaccatggcaaacatagttgaaacgttcgctctaaacttatgtatttccaatcggctttcacaatcagctacagctgtgctgatgatcaccatgaaaacttgcaatgtctatacagaactgctttcacttccccgagtcgcgaacgcaacatgcacaacaatataccgatatttagcaaacacatgtatttccagctctcaaaaccgatgaggtccagatctcagtggcctcatagctgcctacagccatgcatagtaagcctaatgatagccttgccaaataagtcatcagtcacacacccctaatcgcggggttgacctgttcctttcacactgagccccgatgaaaacaacctccttggcggagataataattaggcctatcaaattaaaagcacactacgacagatatacttgtgtgatcacgcaacacaagagagcatttagcgatgagaaagttgtgaatgagtgcttaacaccctggagtctaaataccccccgggggatttgaaaaactgttccaaacacacatctcaatctctgcttttatagaaacaccattagaaacctttaatcaactcgttttcaaatatatagcctatgttttaagagaatatggcaatgataatggcactttgtaaaaacaataaattcattaaattcaattgcgcagcaaattatcagatgaagcaccggacctaatttcactccatgtctcgcggaccagcagcagtctccacgtttcgcggcccatagtttgagaaacgctgcattaaagtgtcattaggttgtaggctatatgtttagtgttttctttgtgtgtttttcattgtagtgtgtgcgcattgagtagttccttaaaatatggaacaaagagcgtcccgtatctgttcaatacggaagaagactttaactattacttatatatttcttataacgaaacgcgaagaaaaaatacgaggactgaccatctcgtttctccgcgtttcccccaataccatggcgacaaagagaaataaatatgatttgacatttaagctgattattgttgacaaatttgccacacaattcgggagaagcagcggacaggcaagcacttctagcccaaattaacatggcaacgttgcctatgactaaagtgtctaagtaggctagtcctactaatgtttgtagcgcgccagtttacccatcccctacatcaaaacagcttagaatcaatcaaagaatcagctgtgtcggcgttaggctgtaggcgatttttctataaccattttcattcatttcaacaatggttcattgaaacgtcgtttgaataatttcgccagtcatcaccttcattttaatgattaaatgagattaaggagtcgactattgacggatataaggtcttcatcattaaatgcagttgaaatgcgggatgaaactttctgccacctggtggttgtttgggtacattgccttagcctcgaaaaaaatcggcttgacggccttttttttctcttcgggagtcccgcgggagaaggtgcattctcaacccgtacccactgtagcctacagaacaTCTATGATTCTGTAATTAGGTTaactattattgtattgaatgtgagttgtatcagtccacaacaccactacaaatgaCACTGGGAAACCCATTCTATTTTATTCATCTGGTTGAACAACTACCgtgtttatatagcctatatagtcTATAtggtctacagtaggctatgggccAACCTGATAGAGAGCATGAGCATGCTgacatggaggtgtgtgaggagaaaaacAATTCTGAAATATTTGATAATTTGAAAATTGAAAATTATGGTTAAGAATGAAACCGCCACAAATTTGGTCCCCCCCCAATGTTGACATCATGGCTACGGCCTTGATAAATTGAATCATGGTCAACATGAATTTTGCCTCTAATTCCCTCTGCCACAATTGACCAGCAGGCTACTATTAAGTAGAAGTTTGAGTAATATGGACAAAATGATTGATAATAATCAGTGATGTCTATAATGATATTTATTGAACTAACTCGATGGTGTTCGAATGTTGAGTCTTGGTAATTGTATTGTTGACTTCATTGAGGTTCAGAATAGGACTGCAACTACCGTAATGATTATTTTGGTTGTCAACTATAATCTGTTGATTATTTTTTCTATATTAGTCAACGATTATTTCTGTCACACTCACCATCCCTGCACCTATTATGGGCTCCAATGCATGTTTTACCTTACCTGCTCAAGTCTGCACCCCATGAATGTCACCTTAAAGTCCAGTTTCTGCCTCAACATAACTTAAGTTCAAATAGTAAATTAAAATAATGTCCATATACCAAATAATAAACCAGATTGTTGTATGCTAAATGCAGAATAAACACTTGTAAGGTTATTAAAATGAACAAAGGTTAGGAAGAATAAGGCTAGTCCTATATCTCACTGGTCTATTGCACTTAACGGTGACTATAATGCTATCATGTTAGCTAACGTGTTGAGACTTTCTTTTCTGACAACATAAACACTACAAAACCAAATTATACCCTTACATATAAGGATAATTGTGGAGGTGGGCCTCCACCCACTTACAGATTTATGAAGGGAATAGGTATATTACGTGTGTACATTGCAATCAGTAGCGCTGGCAAAAAAAGCCTCTATGCATCAATCATGGAACTGTGGTTTTACAAGTTTTACATGCAGATAAAACTAGGACCCCATGACTCAAGTGTTAGAATTTTAGTAGAATTACAAATATTTATACATTGTGAATTTGTTATCACAAATGTCTTATCTAAGTACACTGTACAAATTATTACTTTTGTGTCTTATGTCTTCAGGATGAGCTCTGTAACTTTACTTGGCAGGAAGTCCAAGACCGTCTCATCAGCTTGCAGCGTGAACAGCAGATGTGCATTCACAAAAAAGAGCTGACAGAACTGGATATCTACCACAGAATCCTACGTTTCAAGAACTACACTGTGGCCATGGTCAACAAATCAGTGCTACCTGTGCGGCTACATTTACCCATATTGGGTGAAGTTGTTTTCCTCACACAGGGACTCAAATACAATTTTGAACTTATTCTATTTTGGGGTCCTGGTTCACTCTTTCAGAACAAATGGAACCTTCATCCTAAGTACAAGCGTGCGAGCAATCGACTGGAGTTGGCACAGCAATTAAGCCGGGTAATCCTATTAGCAGGTGTGGCAAACCTGTTGCTCTGCCCTCTGGTGCTAGTCTGGCAAGTTCTCTATGCATTCTTTAGCTATGCTGAAGTGATCAAGCGTGAACCAGGCAGCCTGGGAACACGCCGTTGGTCTCTATATGGTCGGCTCTATCTCCGCCATTTCAACGAACTAGACCATGAACTGCAAGGACGGCTTGGACGTGGCTATAAACCAGCTGCCAAATACATGAACTCTTTTGCCTCTCCACTGCTTTCTGTGTTGGCCCGTAATGTAGCCTTCTTCTCTGGCTCAGTTTTGGCTGTCTTGATTGCACTCACAGTCTATGATGAGGATGTGCTGACAGTACAACACATTCTAACAGCAATTACAGTGCTGGGTGTGGTCATCACTTTAACAAGGTGGGCATTTTATTTGATGATGTTTAAACTCAGTCCGAATGATCATTCCATCTGAACGCTGACAGCAGGTAGCCTAATTATCAACATTATATTCTGTGGTCCACAGATCATTCATCCCAGATGAACACATGGTGTGGTGTCCAGAGCAACTGCTGCAGTGTGTCCTAGCACATATCCACTATATGCCTGACCATTGGAAGGGAAATGCCAGCAAGAGTGAAACCCGTGATGAGCTGGCTCAACTTTTTCAGTATAAGGCGGTGAGACTTttatttatgtactgtatgttagctGGAAATTACTTGGCATGTTTTCATCCGACATTATTTGCTAATAGAATGACAAGACAGTCACAAGGAATGACAGTAAATACATTTGGTTCGTTGATCTAAGACTTTTGGTATAGCAGAAACACACCTCCTAACTGTTGACAGGTTCTTTGTTATATATTTTTGGGTAATACTGAATTTACCTATATATTCCTAGGTATTCATCTTGGAGGAACTGATTAGCCCAGTCATCACCCCATTCATCCTTATCTTCCTCCTGCGCCAGAAGTCACTTGAGATCATAGACTTTTTCCGTAACTTCACTGTGGAGGTGGTAGGTGTCGGGGATATATGCTCTTTTGCCCAAATGGACATACGTCGCCATGGAAATCCACAGGTGACTGATGCCATCTGAAGTGAAATTCCTGCTTTTGCGTTGTCTCTATATGAATATGATTAAAGCACTCAAGGCCTGCTCTTAAGTCAGAATGTCATGTCTAATCTTCTATTGTAGTGGATGTCTGAGGGCCAGACAGAGGCTTCTGTCTATCAGCAAGCAGAAAATGGAAAGACAGAACTGTCGCTGATGCATTTCACTATCAAGAACCCACGATGGCAGCCACCACAGGACAGTTCTGTCTTCATTAGCCACTTGAAAGAGAAAGTCCAGCAGGATGCCCAATCAGGACCCTCCACCCAACCTTTGTTGTCTGAGGCCCCACTCTGTGGGTCACTGTTTTCAAACGAGTCCAACACTAGTGTGAGTAGCTTAACTTCATTAATGGGGTGTTTCCAAAAGGGcagatgtgtgtgactgtggtgcCTCGTTGGACTTGTCCAATGACAAAAAATGTCTGATTCTGTTTCTGATTCTAATTTGATTCAACTCAACTGTATTTTCTACCTCACTCTTCTCTGTTCCCAGCCAAACAATCCTCTGGCTAGTGTGTTTACTCATCCATGGTTGAAAGCACCTGGTCTACCCAGCCGGGACTGGCGTTTTCTCCCCCCAAACACTACTGTgtcagctgctgcttctgttcTGGCTTCACTGTCTGCTTCACAGCCTTGCCCAGCCAGCCGTACCCACTCTGTGAACACTCTTCTGCCCTCAAACAGCCGCCATTCTTTACCACAGAACCATGGTAGCACTATGTACTTTAGTGACCGCACTGTAGTGGACAGGTGAGGTCAAATTTCATGTTGGTAGACAGTTCTGTTTGTAACATAAACTTACACATAATGGTAAACCGTTTCTATTTTTTCTGAAGTacgttctgatcttggtctaaAGTACATAATGGTTGGTAGTTATGTGATTTAAAGAGTATCACATGTTGAGGACATTACCCTATctcatttgcattttttttgtaaatactACTAAACATAGAATGTAAAAGACATATAAAGTTAAATATTACAAAGTTGAAATGATGTTTTTAGTATGCACAAAGAGAGGGGATATGTAGAGAAAAAGGACAATTGTGAGGACAATTGTATTGGAAAGGTtatcaaaacaaatcaaatagGGAAACATGGAAATAGGGTAGAGAAATATGGAAATGTAGAAAGATGGTAGAATACAGATAAATGTATAGATGTGTGATGAAACTGCATACATATTCAGAATGTCTTCATTATTTAgatacactatgcaagattgtCACCTCAATATAACCTttacaaagccaatttgatggtaaacaaacttgttaTAGGTAAATCTTTTCTCTTCTATCTTtcagtagatatagctcttGGAGATCATTTTTGCCTGTTGTTGTTAATCCTTTGCCTCCTCAACAAAAGCatttcattgtgtacagggggtACAAGTCACGAGAAGTAGGCCATTTGGCAGAGTAAAATATGAAAATGCCCACGACTCTA from Sardina pilchardus chromosome 2, fSarPil1.1, whole genome shotgun sequence includes the following:
- the atg9b gene encoding autophagy-related protein 9B; amino-acid sequence: MANFEAYQEYQRIEDFEDSPPGEEDLLVHVPEGLRDSWHHIENLDIFFTRIYHFHQKNGFACMMLSEFFELIQLLFVVIFTTFLFNCVEYDILFGDRAVNHTGPSVNPLDRSKVTLPDAILPCHQCFERIQSSNWIIFLMILAAVFWIYRLIKVIFNVLSYWEIRQFYIKALKIRMDELCNFTWQEVQDRLISLQREQQMCIHKKELTELDIYHRILRFKNYTVAMVNKSVLPVRLHLPILGEVVFLTQGLKYNFELILFWGPGSLFQNKWNLHPKYKRASNRLELAQQLSRVILLAGVANLLLCPLVLVWQVLYAFFSYAEVIKREPGSLGTRRWSLYGRLYLRHFNELDHELQGRLGRGYKPAAKYMNSFASPLLSVLARNVAFFSGSVLAVLIALTVYDEDVLTVQHILTAITVLGVVITLTRSFIPDEHMVWCPEQLLQCVLAHIHYMPDHWKGNASKSETRDELAQLFQYKAVFILEELISPVITPFILIFLLRQKSLEIIDFFRNFTVEVVGVGDICSFAQMDIRRHGNPQWMSEGQTEASVYQQAENGKTELSLMHFTIKNPRWQPPQDSSVFISHLKEKVQQDAQSGPSTQPLLSEAPLCGSLFSNESNTSPNNPLASVFTHPWLKAPGLPSRDWRFLPPNTTVSAAASVLASLSASQPCPASRTHSVNTLLPSNSRHSLPQNHGSTMYFSDRTVVDSMSASDSRLHNSALLMEYASAEMSLHAIYMHEVHQQRAGVALSQIPVSLKEFSCSSGQVVSINPDNRSIPSNRRLGGWMAEQVEEEEETLNRSASESGAVSEVP